ACCATGGGCATGCCGCCCCCAGGGTTGGTGCTGCCTCCGGTGAAGTAGAGGTTGCGATACTTGCTGGAGGTTTTGGGGGCTTTGAACCCGTAGTTCTTTTTCCAGTCGGTGACCACACCGTAGATGGACCCCCGGTTGGACCGATACATTCGTTCGATGTCGACCGGTGTGAGTAGGTCTTCGGTGATGATGCTGTCGCGTAAGCCGGTGAGTCCGCAGCGTTCCATTTTGTCCAGGCAGCGATCTTTCAGGGCGAGATAATCTTCATGGCTGATACCGGACCCGTCTTTGAGGGGGGGGATATGCGGTAGGATTTTGATGTTGTCGCATCCGTCGGGAGCTTTGTCCGGGTCGGTCCGGGTTGGGGCTACGACGTAAAGTGTGGGGTCGTCAGGGAGTTGTTCTTTGTGGAAGACCGTGTCGAAATGCTTGTGTTGGTTTTCTGAGTAGAAAAAGTTATGGTGGGCAAGTTGAGGGAACAGTCGGTCGGTTCCGATATGGAGCACGATGCCTGAACAGGCGGGGGCAAATTTTTCCAGCTGCCGGGTGAAATGTTCGGGTTCTTTGAGTAGGTGTTGATAGGTCGGAATGACTTCCATGTTGCTGACCACCAAATCGGATTCAATGTGCGTCCCATCGGCGAGTGTGATACCCGTCACTTGTTTGCCTGCTGTAGTGATCTGCGAGACATCGGCATTCAGGTGCACCGGGATATTCATTTCATCCATTAGTCGGCCGAGTCCGACAGCGAGTTGATACATGCCCCCGCGAACGTACCAGAGTCCGTAATCAAACTGAATGATCGGCATCAGGTTCATGTAACCCGGGGCGTCAAGTGCGGATGATCCGACGTATTTGATGAAATATTCGAAGATCATGCGGAGCTTCGGATCGCTGAAGTGGCTGGCAATGGTTTCGGCCATGCTGCGGTTGTAATCGATTTTACCTCCTAGCAAGCTGAGTTTGTAGTGGCAAAGAAACTCCCACAAGGTATCGAGCCCTTTATCAAAATAGCCGCTGTCGACGATCTGATACTGGCGGCGGGCGTATTCAAGAAACCCTTGAAGTTCCTGCCAGTGGGCGTTGGGTTCACCTGGCAATTTTGCCAGCTCCTGTTTCATCAAGTCGTCCTCCTGATAGAGGTCGATGCTTGGACCTGACTCGAAAAAATTCCTCCAGTGTGGAGTAACCGCATCCAGTTGCACGTAGTCTTCCATTTTTTTTCCAGCCCTTTCGAACAAGGATTCGAACATTTGAGGTAGAGTGAAAATCGAGGGGCCAAGATCAAAGGTAAACCCGTCTTTTTCCATCACGTTGAGTTTCCCTCCGATCTGTGGATTTTTTTCGTAGACTTGCACGTCATAGCCTGCAGCCTTCAGAGAAATGGCTGCGGAGAGTCCCCCAAGACCGGCACCAATAACAGAAACACGTGTTGATTGCATAATCCTAACTTGAATCAGAATAAGCACTTGTCAATGTGGAGCACTGTCTTAGTTTGCATAGTCTTGGGATGATGACTCAAGGCTTGGATATGAATCAGATGAATGAGAGTTTGGATATTGAGGAGGTGGTGAATCGTCAACGGAGGTATTTCTCCGGGGGAGGCACCCGGGATCTGGATACGCGCTTGGAGGCATTGTCCCGGGTGGAGCATTATCTACAGGGTCACCGTCAGGAATTATTAGATTGTTTGGCTGAAGACCTTGGTAAGCCGGCAATGGAGGCTTACCTTGCCGAGTATCATTTTTTATTGCAGGAAATCCGTTTGATCCGAGGTTCTCTGAAAAGCTGGCTTCGAGCGAAGAAGGTGAAGAGTCCATTGTATTTTCAACCCTGCAAAAGCCGAATCGTTTACGAACCTCTCGGGGTGACTCTGGTTGTAGGTCCATGGAATTATCCGGTTCAACTCTCGTTGAGCCCCTTGCTGGCATCGATCGCCGCTGGCAACACGGTGGTATTGAAGCCCTCGGAGGTATCCTCGGCTAGTGAGACGTTTTTGTTGGACTTGGTGGATGCGTGTTTTGATCCCGGGCATGTCTCGGCGGTTGCAGGAGGTCCTGATGTTGCTTCTGCCTTGTTGGGTCAGTGTTTTGATTTTGTCTTTTTTACCGGGAGCACTTCGATCGGGAGAGTGGTGGCTCGGAAGGCTGCTGAACATTTGACCCCCAGTATTCTGGAGCTAGGTGGAAAGTGTCCTGCAGTGGTTGATGCTTCTGCGGATTTGGAAACTGCGGCCCGCCGAATTCTTGCAGGCAAAATGTTTAATGCCGGGCAGACCTGTTTTGCTCCGGACTTTGTCTTGGTGCATCATGATGTCCGGAGTGAACTGTTGGAGTGGATGCGCCGGATTCTGGACGAAGTGCCATGGGCCGAGGAAATGACCCGAATCATCAATCGCCACCATTACCAGAGGATTGAGGGATACCTCGAGGCCTATCAGGGCGAGGTCATGACGTCGTTTGACGATGATCCGGAAACCTTGCGGCTCGCCCCCCGGATCTTACCTGATGCCAGGTGGGAGGATTTGGTGATGCAAGAGGAGATTTTTGGCCCGGTCTTGCCGGTGCTGACCTACGAGGACGAGTCTTCATTATGCGGATGTTTACGCGATAGGTCATCGCCTCTGGCATTGTATTTGTTCAGCAAGGATGAGGCCTGGGTTCAGAGGCTGATAGCTGAAACTCGCTCTGGCGGCGTTTGTGTGAATGATACAATGAAGCAAGGGAGCAGCCTGAGCTTGCCCTTCGGTGGTGTTGGGGAAAGCGGCTACGGTCGCTACCGGGGTCGGGCAGGAGTGCTTGCTCTCTCGAATCAACGGGCGGTGGTGGAACGTCCGGCAAAGGGGCCGGCCTGGGCCGAGTTGATGCCACCATACGGCAAGCGCTTCGAATGGGTTAAGAAGTGGCTGCGTTGAAAATCTCATCACAAAGTCGGGCACGTTCATCGAAGATGTGCTGGAGCTGTTGTTTTACATAAAGCTTGTGAACGAGTTTGCCGAGTGGGCCGAAGGGCATGGCGTAGTTGACTTCATCACTCATCAGGACGCCGCCATCTTGTTCTTTGAATTTGTGGCAGTGATGCCAAACCTTGTAGGGGCCAAGCCTCTGGTCGTCGATAAATGAATCCATGGGGACGACCTGGGTGATCTCAGTCATCCAGCTAAGCCACACCATCGGAGCTACTTTGATTTTGTAAGTAATAATTTGTCCCGGGTGCATCTGCTCGGACTGCAAGTGGGTGATTTTGAATCCAACGGATTTCGGGGTAAGTCGATCGAGGTTGCGCGGGGATGAAAAAAAGCTCCACGCTTGTTCAAGATGGCAGTTGAGCCACTGTTGTCGATAGAGGTGATACATGGATTTAATTATCGGGGATAATGGAATAAAGGTGCAGCAAGTCCTGAGGTATGCAAGCTGGGATCGGGACAAGGTGGCAAGCATGCTTGGTGCCTACTGGCTGGCTGGAAGTGGATTCCTATAGGATAGTGCTTGCCTAGCGGGGCGCTGGCTCGTATTTCCATGGGTCTCAGCCCATTCACTTATGATGCACTTAAGCCTAGATGATATAGTCGGCCTCACCGGAGGAACCTTGATCCGATCAGGAAACACAACGGTATTCAAAGGAATGGCCGCATTGGATGAGGCCGGGGAAGACGAGGTCTCATTTCTAGGTAATGAGAAATACTATCAGGATTTTATCAACACCAGCGCGGGCGTGGTATTGATTCCCGCCGGGGTTCCCGAATACCCGGAAGGGGCGGCATTGATTGAAGTGGAGAATCCGACCTTGGTATTTGGTGAGGTCATCAAGCATTTTGTGTCTTCGGCTTCAGCTTTTTCCCCTGGGGTGCATCCCACTGCCTATGTCGCCGAGGGCGTTTCTTTTGATCCTGATCAAGTGAGCGTCAAGGCGGGTGCTGTGATTGAGCACGGCGTTTCCATTGGTGACGGAACGGAAATCGGTTGTGGCGTCGTTATTGGTGCCGGTGTGGAAATCGGAGAAAACTGCCTGTTGCATGCCAACTGCACGGTGCGGGAGCGCTGCGTGTTGAAGGACCAAGTGGTTTTGCAACCTGGTTGCGTCATCGGATCCGATGGATACGGATACCAATTGGTCGACGGCAGACATGAAAAGATCGACCAGGTTGGGATTGTGGTTTTGGAAAAGGATGTCGAAATTGGAGCCAACAGCACGATCGACCGAGCCCGGTTTGGAAAAACCATCATCGGAGAAGGTTGTAAAATTGATAATCAGGTGCAAATCGGGCACAATGTGCGCATGGGCAAACATTGCCTGATTGTTTCCCAGGTGGGGATCTCAGGTAGCACGCAGGTGGGGAATTACGTGACGATGGCCGGTCAGGCCGGGGCGGCCGGGCATCTTAAAATTGGAGATAAGGC
This genomic stretch from Oceaniferula marina harbors:
- a CDS encoding phytoene desaturase family protein; translated protein: MQSTRVSVIGAGLGGLSAAISLKAAGYDVQVYEKNPQIGGKLNVMEKDGFTFDLGPSIFTLPQMFESLFERAGKKMEDYVQLDAVTPHWRNFFESGPSIDLYQEDDLMKQELAKLPGEPNAHWQELQGFLEYARRQYQIVDSGYFDKGLDTLWEFLCHYKLSLLGGKIDYNRSMAETIASHFSDPKLRMIFEYFIKYVGSSALDAPGYMNLMPIIQFDYGLWYVRGGMYQLAVGLGRLMDEMNIPVHLNADVSQITTAGKQVTGITLADGTHIESDLVVSNMEVIPTYQHLLKEPEHFTRQLEKFAPACSGIVLHIGTDRLFPQLAHHNFFYSENQHKHFDTVFHKEQLPDDPTLYVVAPTRTDPDKAPDGCDNIKILPHIPPLKDGSGISHEDYLALKDRCLDKMERCGLTGLRDSIITEDLLTPVDIERMYRSNRGSIYGVVTDWKKNYGFKAPKTSSKYRNLYFTGGSTNPGGGMPMVVLSGQKCADRIMQRHPVS
- a CDS encoding SRPBCC family protein, with the translated sequence MYHLYRQQWLNCHLEQAWSFFSSPRNLDRLTPKSVGFKITHLQSEQMHPGQIITYKIKVAPMVWLSWMTEITQVVPMDSFIDDQRLGPYKVWHHCHKFKEQDGGVLMSDEVNYAMPFGPLGKLVHKLYVKQQLQHIFDERARLCDEIFNAATS
- the lpxD gene encoding UDP-3-O-(3-hydroxymyristoyl)glucosamine N-acyltransferase, which produces MMHLSLDDIVGLTGGTLIRSGNTTVFKGMAALDEAGEDEVSFLGNEKYYQDFINTSAGVVLIPAGVPEYPEGAALIEVENPTLVFGEVIKHFVSSASAFSPGVHPTAYVAEGVSFDPDQVSVKAGAVIEHGVSIGDGTEIGCGVVIGAGVEIGENCLLHANCTVRERCVLKDQVVLQPGCVIGSDGYGYQLVDGRHEKIDQVGIVVLEKDVEIGANSTIDRARFGKTIIGEGCKIDNQVQIGHNVRMGKHCLIVSQVGISGSTQVGNYVTMAGQAGAAGHLKIGDKATLTGRTGAIKDLDGGVVYMGMPARPMREELKKQANLARLPKLIAEVKELKKKLAEE
- a CDS encoding aldehyde dehydrogenase family protein; its protein translation is MNQMNESLDIEEVVNRQRRYFSGGGTRDLDTRLEALSRVEHYLQGHRQELLDCLAEDLGKPAMEAYLAEYHFLLQEIRLIRGSLKSWLRAKKVKSPLYFQPCKSRIVYEPLGVTLVVGPWNYPVQLSLSPLLASIAAGNTVVLKPSEVSSASETFLLDLVDACFDPGHVSAVAGGPDVASALLGQCFDFVFFTGSTSIGRVVARKAAEHLTPSILELGGKCPAVVDASADLETAARRILAGKMFNAGQTCFAPDFVLVHHDVRSELLEWMRRILDEVPWAEEMTRIINRHHYQRIEGYLEAYQGEVMTSFDDDPETLRLAPRILPDARWEDLVMQEEIFGPVLPVLTYEDESSLCGCLRDRSSPLALYLFSKDEAWVQRLIAETRSGGVCVNDTMKQGSSLSLPFGGVGESGYGRYRGRAGVLALSNQRAVVERPAKGPAWAELMPPYGKRFEWVKKWLR